A stretch of Fulvia fulva chromosome 4, complete sequence DNA encodes these proteins:
- a CDS encoding putative feruloyl esterase, giving the protein MAEQDFLAVIEQLPLQTTMASYGEISSSNLVQRCNGSFLNNLDVFGAKILEVQANPVHNFAATSAEIEGTRVNGTWNDLNFCNVTVTYTHPGRHDEINVFVLLPFDNWNGRFLGTGGGGWRTGRPWDQIAPNTADGWASASTDGGHSQYDSSAESWILDSNGNVNLTGLQNFASVALNDLAITGKQITANFYQTKPKKSYWSGCSTGGRQGLMMAQRYPDAYDGILAIAPAINWANFLLAEFWGQQVMNEMDYYPAECEIEAITRRAVEACDEIDGVKDEIISLPGLCEFDARSLVGEEFECNGEQRRFSKEAADIVNAVWRGARSKDGKYGWYGFTHETDLTGGTLGTECSGNASVSACTGAFGSEHIKYLLLKDEDADLRNFTNEEYFSLWHRSIQEYTSIIDTSDPDLSAFRDHGGKMLTWHGLADQLIMPNGSSHYYQRVLEQDANAANFYRYFEAPGVAHCAGGTGPPPAGSLDAVINWVEGGVAPETLLAKGKGDMHMERRVCAWPKQQVYLGGDAASVDSFACK; this is encoded by the exons ATGGCGGAGCAGGACTTCCTCGCTGTGATTGAGCAGCTACCTTTGCAAACGACAATGGCATCCTACGGCGAAATCTCCAGCTCCAATCTCGTACAGCGCTGCAATGGTTCCTTCCTGAACAACCTCGACGTCTTCGGCGCCAAGATCCTCGAAGTCCAAGCAAACCCCGTCCACAACTTCGCCGCCACATCAGCAGAAATCGAAGGCACAAGGGTAAACGGCACCTGGAACGACCTCAACTTCTGCAACGTAACAGTGACATACACCCACCCCGGCCGTCATGACGAAATCAACGTCTTCGTCCTACTACCCTTCGACAACTGGAACGGCCGCTTCCTTGGAACCGGCGGAGGAGGCTGGAGGACAGGCAGGCCGTGGGACCAAATAGCTCCGAACACTGCAGATGGATGGGCCTCGGCGTCGACGGATGGGGGTCACTCGCAGTACGATAGTAGTGCGGAGAGTTGGATTCTGGATAGTAATGGGAATGTCAACCTGACTGGGTTGCAGAATTTTGCGAGCGTGGCGTTGAATGATCTGGCAATCACCGGGAAACAAATCACGGCCAACTTCTATCAGACAAAACCGAAGAAGAGTTACTGGTCAGGCTGCTCGACTGGAGGGCGACAGGGACTGATGATGGCGCAGAGGTATCCGGATGCGTATGATGGAATCTTGGCGATTGCGCCGGCGATCAATTGGGCGAACTTTTTGCTAGCGGAGTTTTGGGGTCAGCAGGTTATGAATGAGATGGATTATTATCCGGCTGAGTGTGAGATTGAGGCTATCACGAGGAGGGCGGTGGAGGCTTGTGATGAGATTGATGGGGTGAAGGATGAGATTATTAGTTTGCCTGGATTGTGTGAGTTTGATGCGAGGAGCCTGGTTGGGGAGGAGTTTGAGTGCAATGGGGAGCAGAGGAGGTTTAGTAAAGAAGCTGCAGACATCGTCAATGCCGTTTGGCGAGGAGCGAGGAGTAAGGATGGGAAGTATGGATGGTACGGTTTTACGCATGAGACGGATCTGACTGGTGGAACATTGGGAACCGAATGTTCAGGCAATGCCAGCGTCTCAGCGTGTACCGGTGCCTTTGGTT CCGAACACATCAAGTACCTCCTACTGAAAGACGAAGATGCAGACCTCCGCAACTTCACAAACGAGGAATACTTCTCCCTCTGGCATCGATCGATACAAGAATACACCAGCATAATCGACACTTCCGATCCAGATCTCTCAGCCTTCCGTGACCATGGCGGTAAAATGTTGACTTGGCACGGTCTGGCTGATCAACTCATCATGCCGAATGGGTCCTCGCACTACTATCAACGGGTTCTCGAGCAGGATGCTAATGCAGCGAACTTCTATCGATACTTTGAAGCTCCTGGGGTGGCTCACTGCGCTGGTGGAACTGGGCCCCCACCTGCAGGATCTCTTGATGCTGTGATTAACTGGGTTGAGGGGGGAGTTGCGCCCGAGACACTTCTTGCGAAGGGCAAGGGGGATATGCACATGGAACGGAGAGTATGTGCGTGGCCGAAGCAGCAGGTGTATCTTGGTGGAGATGCAGCAAGCGTTGATAGCTTCGCGTGTAAGTGA